One genomic segment of Nocardia spumae includes these proteins:
- a CDS encoding HIT family protein: MPSVFSAIIDGQLPGRFVWEDEEFVAFLTIAPVTPGHTLVVPRKEIDQWQDLDADAFARINGVAQKIGQAVRKAWDAPRAGLLIAGLEVPHLHVHVFPAFELNDFNISGADPNPSPESLDEAQTRIKKALRDLGYGANVPD; the protein is encoded by the coding sequence ATGCCATCTGTATTCAGTGCAATCATCGACGGCCAACTCCCCGGTCGATTCGTGTGGGAGGACGAGGAGTTCGTCGCCTTCCTGACCATCGCCCCCGTGACGCCGGGCCATACGCTGGTGGTGCCCCGCAAGGAAATCGATCAGTGGCAGGATCTCGATGCCGACGCGTTCGCCCGGATCAACGGGGTGGCGCAGAAGATCGGCCAGGCGGTGCGCAAGGCATGGGATGCGCCGCGCGCCGGTCTGCTGATCGCGGGGCTGGAGGTGCCACATCTGCATGTGCACGTCTTCCCGGCATTCGAGCTGAACGATTTCAACATCTCCGGCGCCGACCCGAATCCCAGCCCGGAGTCGCTCGACGAGGCGCAAACCCGGATCAAGAAGGCGCTGCGCGACCTGGGCTACGGCGCCAACGTCCCGGACTGA